GTGGGCGGTTTCATCGTGTATTTCATGCTGCTCAAGCGCCTGAGTCCGATCATTCTTTCCTTCGTGTTCATCATCTTTCCGGTGTTCGCGGTCATCATCGGCGCCTGGTACGAAGGCGTGGAAATCTCCCGCGACCTGATGCTGTACTCGGCAATCCTGCTGGCCGGTTTTGCGATCACCAAGTTGCCGATCGAAAAACTGCTGGCCAAGAAAAATTGACCCTCAACCGACGCGAGAGAAACATGGAAGTGCTCCGCCCCCAAGCCCTGGAACAGATCTACGCCCACGCCAGCCGCAGCTATCCCGAAGAATGCTGTGGCTTCGTCTTCGCCGACGGCAGTGTGTACCTGGGCTGCAATATCCAGAACGAGTTGCACCGCAAGAACCCGGACATGTATCCGCGCAGCGCGACCAGCGGCTACACCTTTTCCGTCGCCGATACCTTGCTGATGAACAAAGCGTTTCGCAGCGACAACCCGGTGGTGGTGATCTACCACTCCCATCCGGATGTCGGTGCCTATTTCAGTGATGAAGACCAGGACAAGGCACTGTTCCTGGGCGAACCGATCCACCCCGTCAGCTACCTGGTGGTCGATGTTCGTCAAGGCCAGGCCCTGGGGTCAAAGCTGTTTGCCTGGGATGGCAAGCATTTTGCCCTTCAACCTTTCAACGACCTGCACACGGAGTTGTCCATGAACGCTGTCTCTTTCCCCGACATTCTGGTTCGCGTGGCCAAGCTACCGGAATCGACCCTCGAGGGCGCCGGATCGACATTGCGCGAAGTCATTGAAAACCTCTGCGACAGTCACCCACAGTTGCGCCCCCATCTGTTTCACGAGAAGAACAACCAGCTCAAGGAACACTTCCTCTTCACCGCCGAGGAGGAGCTGATTGACCCCGATGATTCATTGCCCGAACAAGCCCGGATCGAGGTGCTGCTGGCCACCTCCGGCGGTATCGACGTCGATACCTTGAGCAACGAAGAAGTGCAACGCTACGTCCGCCATATCACCCTGCCCGGCGTCGGCCGTGAAGGCCAATTGAACCTGAAAAAAGCCAAGGTGCTGATCATCGGCACTGGTGGCTTGGGCTCGCCCATCAGTCTGTACCTGGCGGCGGCCGGTATCGGCACCTTGGGGCTGGTGGACTTCGACGTAGTGGAGAGCAGCAACCTGCAACGTCAGATCGTCCACGGCAACAGCACCCTGGGGATGCCCAAGGTGGAGTCGGCCAAGCAACGCCTGCAGGACCTCAACCGCCACATCCAGATCAACGCGCACGACACCGCGCTCAATGCCGACAACGCCCTGGAACTGGTGGGTGCCTATGACCTGGTGATCGACGGCACGGACAATTTCGATACCCGCTACCTGGTCAACGACGCCTGCGTGCAATTGGGCAAACCGCTGGTGTACGGCGCCATCTACCGCTTCGACGGGCAGATCAGCGTGCTCAACTACAAAGGTGGGCCGTGCTATCGCTGCCTGTTCCCCAAGGCTCCACCCGCAGAGCTGGCGCCCAACTGCAGCGCCGGCGGGGTCATCGGCGTGTTACCGGGCGTGGTCGGGATGATCCAGGCGACCGAGGCGATCAAGTTGCTCATCGGCATCGGCGAACCCTTGTCCGGCCGCTTGATGCGCTTCGATGCACTGGCCATGAAATTCAGCGAGATCCGCTTCAAGCGCCGCGCCGACTGCCCGTGCTGCTCGGAACAGCGCCGCAGCGAACCCGCAGCGCCGACGGTATGCGCCGATGCCGTGCCAAGCCAGCCATCCCTGGGCGAAGAGCGCTACATCAAGCCGCGCGTGCTCAAGCAAGTGATCGACAGCCACCGCAGCGCCGACGTGTTGCTCGATGTGCGCGACGCCAGTGAACTGGAAGTGTGCAAATTGCCGGGCGTGGTGCACATCCCCCTGGCCGAGCTGGATGAGCAGCTCGACAGACTGAGCCGCGACAATACCCATTACCTGATCTGCTATGCCGGAACCCGTGCCGAACAGGCTGCCAGCACCTTGCTGGCGGCGGGCTTTGCCAACACCAAAGTCCTGCAGGGCGGCATGAAACACTGGGTGCGCGACGTCGAACCCGACATGCCGCTGTACTGAGCGGGGGGCGACTGATGCTGCATAACTCTATTCTCGACGTGATCGGCCAGACCCCGATCGTACGTCTGGCGCAGTTTTCCGAAGACCTCGGCATCGAGGTCTACGCCAAGCTGGAATCCCTCAACCCGGGCGGCAGCCACAAGGCGCGCATCGCCCTGGGCATGATCCTCGACGCCGAGCGCCGTGGCGTGCTGATGCGCGACTCCGGGCAAACCATCATCGAGCCCAGCGGTGGCAATACCGGCATCGGCCTGGTGATGGCCGGCAACGTGCTCGGCTACAAGGTGGTGCTGGTGATTCCGGACAACTACAGCCCCGAAAAACAGAAGCTGCTGCGCCTGTACGGCGCCAGGGTTGTACTGTCGGACAGCCGCCTCGGTAACAATTCCCACGGCGAAAAGTGCATGGAGCTGCAGTTGGAAAACCCCAACTACGTGATGCTCAACCAGCAACGCAATGGCGCCAACCCGCAAACCCACCGTGACACCACCGCGCCGGAAATCATCCGTGCCTTCGGTGAGCGGCGGGTGGACTACTTTGTCAGCGGCATCGGCACCGGTGGGCATATCACCGGTATCGGCGAAACCCTCAAGGCCGCCTGGCCGGCGATTCGTGTGATGGGCGTGGAGCCGGAGGAATGCGACCTGCTCAAGGACCAGCATGCCTCGCA
This region of Pseudomonas sp. MUP55 genomic DNA includes:
- the moeB gene encoding molybdopterin-synthase adenylyltransferase MoeB, whose protein sequence is MEVLRPQALEQIYAHASRSYPEECCGFVFADGSVYLGCNIQNELHRKNPDMYPRSATSGYTFSVADTLLMNKAFRSDNPVVVIYHSHPDVGAYFSDEDQDKALFLGEPIHPVSYLVVDVRQGQALGSKLFAWDGKHFALQPFNDLHTELSMNAVSFPDILVRVAKLPESTLEGAGSTLREVIENLCDSHPQLRPHLFHEKNNQLKEHFLFTAEEELIDPDDSLPEQARIEVLLATSGGIDVDTLSNEEVQRYVRHITLPGVGREGQLNLKKAKVLIIGTGGLGSPISLYLAAAGIGTLGLVDFDVVESSNLQRQIVHGNSTLGMPKVESAKQRLQDLNRHIQINAHDTALNADNALELVGAYDLVIDGTDNFDTRYLVNDACVQLGKPLVYGAIYRFDGQISVLNYKGGPCYRCLFPKAPPAELAPNCSAGGVIGVLPGVVGMIQATEAIKLLIGIGEPLSGRLMRFDALAMKFSEIRFKRRADCPCCSEQRRSEPAAPTVCADAVPSQPSLGEERYIKPRVLKQVIDSHRSADVLLDVRDASELEVCKLPGVVHIPLAELDEQLDRLSRDNTHYLICYAGTRAEQAASTLLAAGFANTKVLQGGMKHWVRDVEPDMPLY
- a CDS encoding PLP-dependent cysteine synthase family protein encodes the protein MLHNSILDVIGQTPIVRLAQFSEDLGIEVYAKLESLNPGGSHKARIALGMILDAERRGVLMRDSGQTIIEPSGGNTGIGLVMAGNVLGYKVVLVIPDNYSPEKQKLLRLYGARVVLSDSRLGNNSHGEKCMELQLENPNYVMLNQQRNGANPQTHRDTTAPEIIRAFGERRVDYFVSGIGTGGHITGIGETLKAAWPAIRVMGVEPEECDLLKDQHASHAIQGLSIGLIPSILNVDVLDGMLKVSHSACLDMIKRIMRTDAISLGLSSAANMVAIAQLAPELPPETVVLTMVYDNADSYLPSFE